DNA sequence from the Prolixibacter sp. SD074 genome:
TTCCTTAATGCCATTCTGATTCAGAAAATCTTTGAATTTGCTGTAGATCAATAGCAGGCCGTCTTTTACAGCATTTTCATCAAGCCCTTGTTCCATTGAGCCAATGGCGCGTTCAAAATCATCAATAACCGGAAGGATGTTGGTCAAAATACTTTCGCCAGCTGTTTTGGTCAGTTCCATTTTTTCCTTCAATGTTCTTCTGCGGTAGTTATCAAACTCAGCAGAAAGACGCAGATATTTGTCATTCATCTGTTCAATCTGCTTTTCCAACGCTGCTATTTTGTCTGCGTCTTTGTCTTTTTTTGACTTTTTATTGTCTTTTTTATCCTCATGTTTCTCTTCTGATTGCTGTTCTTTTTCAGCAGTTGAAACTTCGTTACCTTCGGAGGAGTTGTCCTTTGTTACTTCTTGTTCTTCCATTTTATTGGTATTCATATCCTTTTGTTCCTCCTGTTTGTTTTTTTCCTTGCTCATACGAATAAAGTTTTCTAAACGAGTTCGTCACTGGTCAACAAAATTTTTGCCAATTGCTGATTTCGGACAATTTGACATTTTTATTCCCGGCCGACTGTCAAAACGATTGAGTCGAAACAGATTTGTCCGCAAAAGTAAGGAATCCTATCGGACTGTTTACAAATTATTTTTGCAAGGTCGAAAGTGTCTCAATCAATCGGTTACCACGTAAATTTCTGGCAACAATAACACCATTGCCATTGATGAGGAAATTGGTGGGAATACCGCGTACACCATAAACCCCCGCATATTTTGACATCCAGCCTTTCAAATCACTTACTTGCCATGGCCATGACAAACCGTCCATTTTAACGGCGCGTTCCCAGGCAATGTGACTTTGGTCGAGCGAAACACTAAAAATGGTAAAGCCCTCGCCTTCAATGAAATTCTTGTCCTTAAACTCATCGTAAGCTTTTACCACATTCGGATTTTCCCGGCGGCAAGGTCCACACCACGATGCCCAAAAGTCGATCAAAACCATTTTTCCGCGAAGAGCGGAAAGTTTAAGGGTATCGCCATTGATGCCGGTTTCCACGATATTGGGCGCAGTTCTTCCTATTGACGTTCCGACAGGAGGAAAAGTGCTTTTATTCTTATGATCTTTGGCGAAGCTTGTTTGGGCCGCAAAGGCAATAAAAGCGGATATTAATAATGATAAGGTGAAAGTGCGATATTTCATGTCTATGTTTTTTCGACGTTCAGGAATTGCGTTCCTTACGATTCTCTTACAATCTTCGCGCCAAGACTGTTCAACCGAACGTCGATCGCTTCGTAACCCCGGTCTATTTGTTCGATGTGATCGATGGTAGAAGTGCCCGTAGCGGAGAGAGCGGCGATAAGCAGCGCTACTCCGGCACGGATGTCAGGAGATGTCATGTGAGTTCCTCTTAGTTGGACTGCCCGGTCAAGCCCGATAACAGTTGCGCGATGAGGGTCGCAGAGAATAATTTTGGCGCCCATGTCAATCAACCGGTCAACAAAAAACAGGCGGCTTTCGAACATTTTTTGGTGTATCAAAACACTACCCCGCGCCTGTGTTGCTACCACAAGAAATACACTGAGCAAGTCGGGGGTTAATCCGGGCCAGGGCGCATCGGCAATTGACATGATGGAACCGTCGATAAACGATTCCACTTCGTAATGTTTCTGGGACGGAATAAAAAGATCGTTGCCCCGGTTTTCAACATGAATGCCTAACCGTCGAAAAGCATCGGGAATGATGCCCAGGTCATGTAATGAAACATTTTTAATTGACAGAGCGGAGGAAGTCATGGCTGCGAGGCCGATAAAACTTCCTATTTCAATCATATCGGGTAGCAGCGAGTGATTACAACCACTAAGCGAGTCAACACCATCAATAGTCAACAGATTGGAGCCAATCCCACTGATGTTTGCCCCCATCGAATTGAGCATTTTGCACAACTGCTGCACATAGGGCTCGCAGGCAGCATTGTAAATTGTTGTGGTTCCTTTGGCCAGCGTTGCGGCCATTATCAGGTTGGCTGTGCCGGTCACCGAAGCTTCATCAAGGAGCATGTAGGCGCCGCTTAGTTGGTCCGCCTTAATTTGGTATTGACATTTATCGGCATCATAATGGAAATCAGCGCCCATCTTTTCGAGTCCGATGAAGTGGGTGTCTAATCTGCGGCGACCGATTTTATCGCCGCCAGGCTGCGGAATGATCCCTCTCCCAAAACGAGCTAATAGCGGACCGATTATCATGATGGAACCGCGCAAGCCACCAGCCAGCTTCCTGAATTCTTCAGTATTGATGTAGTTGATGTTGACTTGATTGGCCTGAAAGTCGTAATTCCCTTTCTCTTTACGGGTAACTTTCACGCCAAATCCTTTCAGTGTTTCGATGAGCTTCAGAACATCGCTGATTTCGGGAATGTTGGAGATATTTACTTCCTCGTCGGTGAGCAAAACTGCACAAATAACCTGTAAAGCTTCGTTTTTGGCGCCCTGAGGAATCAGTTCTCCGGTGAGTTGTTGGCCACCTTCTATGATAAACCGTGCCATGTAAGTCGCTAATTACTTATGTTTCCGGTTTGCTCCTTTGGTTTTCTTTTTATTACTGTTCCCGCCGGTTCTGAGTATGTCGCGTGCATCGGCAAGCCTGGGGGCTTGTTCAATTTTCAGGGTGCCTCCTGATAATTCTTCCAGGTCCTTTAGTATTTTATCATCATTTACTGTTTCCTTATTCCAGACCACAAATGATTTTTTCATCTGATTAGCCAGCATTTGAATGAGCTGCTTTTTCTCCGGACTTCCATCTTCGTACTGGGAAGCTTGCTCAATCATCTTTTCAATAAGTTTTCCGTAGTGACGATATTTTATGGGTGTATGATCGTAAGGCACCGGCTTGGGTTTTTCAAGAAAGGTTTCCGGACGGGGAGGATCATACGGGTAGTCAATATCGAGTTTGAAATCGGACATGATGGCGATGTGATCCCATAATTTATGCCTGAAGTCGCTGACATCACGCAGATAGGGATACATGTTTCCCATAATCTCGATAATTTGATTGGCTGCACGGTTCCTTTCTTCGCGGTCTTCGATAGAAACCACGTAATCAACCATCTTGTGAATATTCCTTCCGTATTCAGGAAGTTTCAGTTTTTTACGATTCGAGTTATAATCCATTGAAAAGTATCTTCGGTTAAGTGGCATTTGCATAATGCGGGAATATCAGGCAAAAGCACGAGGGATTTCGATCACAAATCTAATTCTTTTGCCGCATATTACAAAAAGTTAAGATTTTCGGGGTATGGAAAACGAATATTCGTTTGCTGCCAATGGCTATTCTACAATTTTCAATTTGGCAAATTTCAGCAACAGGTGTTTTTCTCCGGCATTGGGGAAGAAGACCTTTGCCTTCCGGTCGGGCATTGTTCCCTCGATGGCAATGACTTTCCCCCGCCCGAAACGTTGGTGCTCCACAAACATACCCGCCTGAATTTCCTCCGGATCGCTTCCGGTAAATGCGGCTGTGTTTTGCCG
Encoded proteins:
- a CDS encoding nucleotide exchange factor GrpE; its protein translation is MSKEKNKQEEQKDMNTNKMEEQEVTKDNSSEGNEVSTAEKEQQSEEKHEDKKDNKKSKKDKDADKIAALEKQIEQMNDKYLRLSAEFDNYRRRTLKEKMELTKTAGESILTNILPVIDDFERAIGSMEQGLDENAVKDGLLLIYSKFKDFLNQNGIKEIEANGTEFDTDLHEALTKIPAPSEELKGKVVDVIQKGYVLNEKVIRFAKVVVGE
- a CDS encoding TlpA disulfide reductase family protein, whose amino-acid sequence is MKYRTFTLSLLISAFIAFAAQTSFAKDHKNKSTFPPVGTSIGRTAPNIVETGINGDTLKLSALRGKMVLIDFWASWCGPCRRENPNVVKAYDEFKDKNFIEGEGFTIFSVSLDQSHIAWERAVKMDGLSWPWQVSDLKGWMSKYAGVYGVRGIPTNFLINGNGVIVARNLRGNRLIETLSTLQK
- the murA gene encoding UDP-N-acetylglucosamine 1-carboxyvinyltransferase, which codes for MARFIIEGGQQLTGELIPQGAKNEALQVICAVLLTDEEVNISNIPEISDVLKLIETLKGFGVKVTRKEKGNYDFQANQVNINYINTEEFRKLAGGLRGSIMIIGPLLARFGRGIIPQPGGDKIGRRRLDTHFIGLEKMGADFHYDADKCQYQIKADQLSGAYMLLDEASVTGTANLIMAATLAKGTTTIYNAACEPYVQQLCKMLNSMGANISGIGSNLLTIDGVDSLSGCNHSLLPDMIEIGSFIGLAAMTSSALSIKNVSLHDLGIIPDAFRRLGIHVENRGNDLFIPSQKHYEVESFIDGSIMSIADAPWPGLTPDLLSVFLVVATQARGSVLIHQKMFESRLFFVDRLIDMGAKIILCDPHRATVIGLDRAVQLRGTHMTSPDIRAGVALLIAALSATGTSTIDHIEQIDRGYEAIDVRLNSLGAKIVRES
- a CDS encoding DUF4290 domain-containing protein; this translates as MDYNSNRKKLKLPEYGRNIHKMVDYVVSIEDREERNRAANQIIEIMGNMYPYLRDVSDFRHKLWDHIAIMSDFKLDIDYPYDPPRPETFLEKPKPVPYDHTPIKYRHYGKLIEKMIEQASQYEDGSPEKKQLIQMLANQMKKSFVVWNKETVNDDKILKDLEELSGGTLKIEQAPRLADARDILRTGGNSNKKKTKGANRKHK